The following are from one region of the Moritella sp. 24 genome:
- a CDS encoding YebC/PmpR family DNA-binding transcriptional regulator: MGRAFQNRKLSMAKTAGMKTKIYSKYGKEIYVSAKSGGGDPDSNLSLRRIIEKAKKDQVPTHVIERAIEKASGAGGEDYERASYEGFGPGNCMVIVECLTDNGKRTFTEVRQAFVKNGAKLGAQGSVSHMFDHQAVFEFKFDDEDAVLETLMEAEVDVADVENEDGTITVYVPHTEFYKTKVALSEAFADIEFDAEDITFLPQVETEVTGDDVEMFERFLAALNDSDDVQDVYHNAIID, encoded by the coding sequence AGAGCGTTCCAAAACCGTAAATTATCGATGGCTAAAACAGCTGGCATGAAAACTAAGATCTACTCTAAATATGGTAAAGAGATCTATGTATCTGCAAAAAGTGGTGGTGGCGACCCTGATAGCAACTTAAGTCTTCGCCGCATCATTGAAAAAGCGAAAAAAGATCAAGTTCCAACTCACGTAATCGAACGTGCTATTGAAAAAGCATCGGGCGCTGGCGGTGAAGATTATGAACGTGCAAGTTATGAAGGCTTTGGCCCAGGTAACTGCATGGTTATCGTTGAATGTCTAACCGACAACGGTAAGCGTACTTTCACTGAAGTTCGTCAAGCATTCGTTAAGAATGGCGCGAAATTGGGTGCTCAAGGTTCTGTATCACACATGTTTGATCATCAAGCTGTATTTGAATTCAAATTTGATGACGAAGATGCAGTATTAGAAACATTGATGGAAGCGGAAGTAGATGTAGCTGATGTTGAGAATGAAGACGGTACAATCACTGTTTATGTTCCACATACTGAATTCTACAAAACGAAAGTAGCATTATCAGAAGCGTTTGCTGATATTGAATTTGATGCAGAAGACATCACGTTCTTGCCACAAGTAGAAACTGAAGTGACGGGTGATGACGTTGAAATGTTCGAACGTTTCCTTGCTGCGTTAAACGACAGTGATGATGTACAAGATGTATATCACAATGCGATCATTGACTAA
- a CDS encoding alkylphosphonate utilization protein produces MTIETTLLQRSDSKCEMCTSESNLSAYELPESPEKSSDCAVMLCDTCLDQINTSDALDANHWRCLNDSMWSQVPAVQVLAYRMLHRLDADWSRDLLDMMYMEEDVKAWAEKGVLIAAMTDSPARDVNGTILQAGDNVNIIKDLPVKGSSLVIKRGTAVRNIGLTDNPLHIQGRANGTAMVIISAYCKKM; encoded by the coding sequence ATGACTATCGAAACAACGCTATTACAACGCAGTGATTCTAAATGTGAAATGTGCACATCAGAATCTAACCTATCAGCTTATGAGCTACCTGAATCGCCAGAAAAAAGCTCTGACTGTGCAGTAATGCTTTGTGATACTTGCCTTGATCAAATCAACACTTCTGATGCACTTGATGCAAATCATTGGCGTTGCCTAAACGACAGTATGTGGAGCCAAGTACCAGCAGTACAAGTACTTGCATACCGTATGCTTCATCGTCTAGATGCAGATTGGTCACGTGATCTACTTGATATGATGTATATGGAAGAAGACGTAAAAGCATGGGCTGAAAAAGGCGTGTTAATTGCGGCAATGACTGATTCTCCAGCGCGTGACGTTAACGGCACAATTCTACAAGCTGGCGACAACGTAAACATCATTAAAGATTTACCTGTTAAAGGTTCAAGCTTAGTGATTAAACGCGGTACAGCGGTACGTAATATCGGTTTAACAGATAACCCATTACACATCCAAGGTCGTGCGAACGGTACTGCGATGGTAATCATTTCTGCATACTGCAAAAAAATGTAA
- a CDS encoding enoyl-CoA hydratase/isomerase family protein, which translates to MEASVLFDELTTNDGHVIGLITLNKARQLHALSADMFPLLRQQLLAWQTDKRVVSVLLTSTGEKAFCAGGDVKSLQQALVNTVGNTAKQQAVSEYFTAEYQVDYLLHNFGKPLIVWGDGIIMGGGLGLFMGASHRVVTETARIAMPEITIGLFPDVGATWFLNRLPQPGVGLFLGLTGASINARDAKYLGLSEYLIPSALQAKLLTELRALDWHADMVEHPTQVDTLLNTLYDDSLFAADNLSIHQEFFTGLSQKLNLTAVINEIEGHQHHSDWLQKGINKLLLGSPISAHILYQQITQYTDLSLADCFRLELDIAVNVCLHGDLVEGVRALLVDKDNQPDWLYKKIDHVPMSFVDSLLLSPWRGSAHPLDMLKFAS; encoded by the coding sequence ATGGAAGCAAGCGTACTATTTGATGAGTTAACGACAAATGACGGTCATGTTATTGGTCTTATTACCCTTAATAAGGCGCGTCAGTTACATGCCTTAAGCGCGGATATGTTTCCATTGTTACGGCAGCAACTTCTTGCATGGCAAACTGATAAGCGTGTGGTGAGTGTATTACTGACCAGCACGGGTGAAAAAGCATTCTGTGCGGGTGGTGATGTGAAATCACTCCAGCAAGCTTTAGTGAATACAGTAGGCAATACTGCAAAACAGCAAGCTGTGAGTGAGTATTTTACAGCAGAGTATCAAGTCGATTACCTATTACATAATTTTGGTAAGCCACTTATCGTATGGGGCGACGGCATTATTATGGGCGGCGGGCTTGGTCTGTTTATGGGCGCGAGTCATCGTGTGGTAACTGAAACAGCACGTATTGCGATGCCTGAAATTACTATCGGCTTATTTCCTGATGTGGGTGCAACTTGGTTTTTAAATCGTTTACCTCAGCCTGGTGTCGGACTGTTTCTCGGCCTCACTGGTGCGAGTATTAATGCCCGAGATGCGAAATACCTTGGTCTAAGCGAGTATCTAATCCCGTCAGCTCTGCAAGCAAAATTACTGACAGAATTACGAGCGCTAGATTGGCACGCCGATATGGTTGAGCATCCTACTCAAGTCGATACTCTTCTTAACACGCTCTATGATGACAGTTTGTTCGCTGCTGATAACTTATCTATCCATCAAGAATTCTTCACTGGACTGAGCCAAAAATTGAATTTAACGGCTGTGATTAACGAGATTGAAGGGCATCAGCATCACAGTGACTGGTTGCAAAAAGGCATTAACAAATTACTGCTTGGCAGCCCGATATCGGCGCATATCTTATATCAACAAATAACCCAATATACAGATTTGTCGCTTGCTGATTGTTTCCGTTTAGAATTGGATATCGCTGTTAACGTTTGTTTGCATGGCGACTTAGTTGAAGGTGTGCGTGCGTTATTAGTGGATAAAGATAATCAACCAGATTGGTTATATAAAAAAATAGATCATGTGCCTATGAGTTTTGTGGATAGTTTATTGTTGTCACCTTGGCGAGGCTCTGCTCATCCCTTAGATATGCTTAAATTTGCATCTTAA